A part of Halictus rubicundus isolate RS-2024b chromosome 4, iyHalRubi1_principal, whole genome shotgun sequence genomic DNA contains:
- the Rpl7 gene encoding ribosomal protein L7, protein MADAQKETAPAAKKLPAVPESVLKRRKTREAVKAARLQTSIKQRANRYKKRKEIFKRAERYVKEYRTKERDEIRLIRQAKNRGNYYIPGEARLAFVIRIRGVNQVAPKVRKVLQLFRLKQINNGVFVKLNKATINMLRIVEPYITWGYPNLKSVRELIYKRGFAKINRQRIPITSNTTIEKKLGRSGIICTEDLVHEIFTVGPKFKYASNFLWPFKLNTPNGGWRKKTNHYVEGGDFGNREDKINELLRRMV, encoded by the exons ATGGCGGACGC GCAGAAGGAAACTGCCCCTGCGGCTAAGAAGCTGCCAGCAGTACCGGAGTCGGTACTTAAGAGGAGGAAAACCCGTGAAGCAGTTAAGGCTGCACGTCTTCAAACCTCTATTAAG CAACGTGCAAACcgttataagaaaaggaaagaaatctTCAAGAGAGCAGAGCGATATGTGAAGGAATACAGGACTAAGGAGAGGGATGAAATCAGGTTAATTAGACAAGCCAAAAACCGAGGAAACTACTATATCCCTGGAGAAGCGCGTCTTGCCTTTGTTATTCGTATTCGGGG TGTGAACCAAGTTGCACCCAAAGTACGCAAAGTACTTCAGTTATTCCGCCTAAAACAGATCAACAATGGTGTATTTGTGAAGTTGAACAAGGCGACAATCAACATGCTTCGTATTGTTGAGCCCTACATCACATGGGGATATCCAAACCTTAAATCAGTTCGTGAATTGATTTACAAGAGAGGATTTGCCAAAATAAACAGGCAACGTATTCCCATTACCAGTAATACTACCATTGAGAAGAAACTTG gtcGTTCTGGCATTATTTGTACAGAAGATTTAGTCCACGAAATATTTACAGTTGGACCAAAATTCAAATATGCAAGCAATTTCTTGTGGCCCTTCAAG CTTAACACACCAAATGGAGGATGGCGTAAGAAGACAAACCACTATGTTGAAGGTGGTGATTTTGGAAACCGAGAAGATAAAATCAACGAACTTCTCAGGAGAATggtttaa